A portion of the Kwoniella newhampshirensis strain CBS 13917 chromosome 1, whole genome shotgun sequence genome contains these proteins:
- a CDS encoding serine/threonine-protein phosphatase PP-Z1, translating into MGQTPSSSSKKLGRTSSKQLSASDLADSLASTKISSAQDAPSTPQINTPGGSPPMDVGGGGSAFSTPARMSARRRGAKEDRQSSISSFSSAGGGGSGGGGRPSLNTQNSFDGSASVRSAQSGTASSPTSTTLNVPSPSAIPTTQNILSAPKTGLRSSLMGTSPPPPSALSVSPARTSTPPLASPVGPGHMSRDSASSLSPGAALTATISRGSIGGGSASGVQVLDVDNMIHRLLEAGYSGKVTKSPPLKNAEIASVCAAAREVFLSQPTLIELSPPVKIVGDVHGQYADLIRMFEMCGFPPAANYLFLGDYVDRGKQSLETILLLLCYKIKYPENFFLLRGNHECANVTRVYGFYDECKRRTNIKTWKTFIDVFNTLPIASIVASKIFCVHGGLSPSLKSMDDIRRIQRPTDVPDYGLLNDLVWSDPSDTALDWEDNERGVSFCYGKSVINAFLATHDMDLICRAHMVVEDGYEFYNDRTLVTVFSAPNYCGEFDNFGAVMSVSEDLLCSFELLKPLDGAALKKEMTKSKRKSLQNHQSPPNNPMAQSY; encoded by the exons ATGGGTCAAAcgccgtcgtcgtcatccaaGAAGTTGGGTCGGACATCATCCAAACAGCTCTCTGCGTCCGACCTAGCAGACTCCCTCGCATCCACAAAGATATCATCTGCACAGGATGCTCCATCCACACCTCAGATCAACACGCCAGGTGGATCACCACCGATGgatgtcggtggtggtgggtcCGCGTTCTCAACCCCTGCTAGAATGAGTGCGAGACGTAGAGGTGCCAAAGAAGATAGACAGAGTTCCATAtcttcgttctcttctgcaggcggtggtgggagtgggGGTGGGGGTCGACCTTCTCTCAATACGCAAAATTCATTCGACGGTTCTGCATCGGTCAGATCAGCTCAATCCGGTACCgcctcctctcccacctctACCACTCTCAACGTCCCGTCACCCTCTGCCATCCCCACCACCCAAAACATCCTCTCTGCTCCCAAGACCGGTCTCCGATCGTCCCTCATGGGCACGTCTCCACCGCCCCCCTCGGCTCTCTCAGTTTCACCAGCAAGAACTTCTACACCACCTCTGGCCTCTCCCGTCGGACCAGGTCACATGTCCCGTGACTCGGCGTCCTCACTATCTCCGGGAGCCGCCCTTACAGCAACAATCAGTAGAGGCAGTATCGGAGGAGGCAGCGCATCGGGCGTACAGGTCCTCGACGTTGATAATATGATTCATAGACTTCTGGAGGCGGGATACAGTGGAAAGGTCACCAAGTCACCACCGTTGAAGAATGCGGAGATTGCGAGCGTCTGTGCGGCAGCTAGGGAAGTATTCCTGTCACAACCAACCTTGATAGAACTCAGTCCACCGGTAAAGATTGTCGGAGATGTTCACGGACAG TATGCCGACTTGATCCGAATGTTCGAGATGTGCGGATTCCCACCAGCTGCAAATTACCTGTTCTTAGGCGACTATGTAGATCGAGGAAAGCAGTCCCTCGAAAcaatcctcctcctcttaTGTTACAAGATCAAATATCCCGAAaacttcttcctcctccggGGCAATCATGAGTGTGCAAATGTGAcacgag TGTATGGATTCTATGATGAGTGCAAACGTCGGACAAACATTAAGACATGGAAGACTTTCATCGACGTCTTCAACACTTTACCTATCGCCTCGATTGTGGCCAGCAAGATCTTCTGTGTGCATGGCGGACTAAGCCCGAGTTTGAAGAGCATGGACGATATCAGGAGAATCCAGAGACCGACAG ATGTACCTGACTACGGATTACTCAACGATTTGGTGTGGTCTGATCCCTCCGACACGGCTCTCGATTGGGAAGACAATGAAAGAGGTGTTTCATTCTGTTATGGCAAGAGCGTTATCAACGCTTTCCTGGCGACACAT GATATGGACCTGATCTGTCGAGCTCACATGGTCGTTGAAGACGGCTATGAATTCTACAACGATCGAACATTAGTCACCGTTTTCTCTGCACCCAA TTACTGCGGTGAATTCGATAACTTTGGGGCAGTGATGTCAGTCTCGGAAGATCTGCTGTGTTCTTTCGAACTACTGAAGCCTTTGGATGGAGCGGctttgaagaaggaaatgACCAAATCAAAGCGAAAATC TCTTCAAAACCACCAGTCTCCGCCAAACAACCCAATGGCTCAAAGCTATTGA